A portion of the Esox lucius isolate fEsoLuc1 chromosome 20, fEsoLuc1.pri, whole genome shotgun sequence genome contains these proteins:
- the LOC105027162 gene encoding uncharacterized protein LOC105027162 isoform X1 — protein sequence MVTYIMWCVFAWTFKGLLCTCRFFWVSPYYSIKYIPNEPHRTGNGHNHQEQQITGSDSQKTSQSNDCASAMQWRLSKAEKEIKALKSQILSERSTWERKFEELQRKQQDLRSQLMSESVSRPGFLCSLQEMGESEVDNRHLCDEKNQDSSDCLSQSNQSRCSERMSSNSDTCQRSLSGSQVSLNSVFGSRPISALSSATSVGSWRSYSGPHRAFVPHSPLDLQVGHRVRILLPSGRISTGAIRFLGYLEGEKDIHMGVELETPDHGQSDGTHRGLCYFECQAGHGAFVPFSKLLMAWE from the exons ATGGTGACATACATCATGTGGTGTGTATTTGCATGGACCTTCAAGGGTCTGTTATGCACCTGCAGGTTCTTTTGG gtGAGCCCATACTACTCAATCAAATATATTCCCAATGAGCCTCACAGAACAGGGAATGGCCACAACCATCAAGAGCAACAAATCACAG GGTCAGACAGTCAGAAAACATCACAAAGTAATGACTGTGCCAGTGCCATGCAGTGGAGACTGTccaaagctgaaaaggaaatcAAGGCCCTCAAGTCTCAGATCCTCTCTGAGAGATCAACATGGGAGAGGAAGTTTGAGGAACTGCAGAGAAAGCAGCAGGACCTACGCAGTCAG CTGATGTCTGAGAGTGTATCCAGGCCTGGGTTCTTATGCAGCTTACAGGAAATGGGTGAGTCGGAAGTGGACAACAGGCATCTATGTGATGAAAAGAACCAGGACAGCTCAG ACTGCTTGAGCCAGTCCAACCAAAGCAGATGCTCTGAGAGGATGTCATCTAATAGTGACACATGCCAAAGGAGCTTGTCTGGCAGCCAGGTGTCGCTGAACTCCGTATTTGGATCTCGACCAATTTCTGCTCTGTCGTCAGCCACCAG CGTGGGCTCCTGGAGGAGTTACTCTGGTCCACACCGGGCCTTTGTGCCTCACTCCCCCCTGGATCTTCAAGTGGGACATCGTGTTCGGATTCTGCTGCCCTCAGGACGGATCAGCACAGGCGCAATTCGTTTCCTGGGCTAcctggagggggagaaagacatCCACATGGGAGTGGAGTTGGAAACACCTGACCACGGGCAGTCAGATGGGACACATAGAGGACTGTGCTACTTTGAATG CCAGGCAGGGCACGGTGCCTTCGTGCCATTCAGCAAGCTGCTAATGGCTTGGGAGTGA
- the LOC105027162 gene encoding centrosome-associated protein 350 isoform X4, translated as MQWRLSKAEKEIKALKSQILSERSTWERKFEELQRKQQDLRSQLMSESVSRPGFLCSLQEMGESEVDNRHLCDEKNQDSSDCLSQSNQSRCSERMSSNSDTCQRSLSGSQVSLNSVFGSRPISALSSATSVGSWRSYSGPHRAFVPHSPLDLQVGHRVRILLPSGRISTGAIRFLGYLEGEKDIHMGVELETPDHGQSDGTHRGLCYFECQAGHGAFVPFSKLLMAWE; from the exons ATGCAGTGGAGACTGTccaaagctgaaaaggaaatcAAGGCCCTCAAGTCTCAGATCCTCTCTGAGAGATCAACATGGGAGAGGAAGTTTGAGGAACTGCAGAGAAAGCAGCAGGACCTACGCAGTCAG CTGATGTCTGAGAGTGTATCCAGGCCTGGGTTCTTATGCAGCTTACAGGAAATGGGTGAGTCGGAAGTGGACAACAGGCATCTATGTGATGAAAAGAACCAGGACAGCTCAG ACTGCTTGAGCCAGTCCAACCAAAGCAGATGCTCTGAGAGGATGTCATCTAATAGTGACACATGCCAAAGGAGCTTGTCTGGCAGCCAGGTGTCGCTGAACTCCGTATTTGGATCTCGACCAATTTCTGCTCTGTCGTCAGCCACCAG CGTGGGCTCCTGGAGGAGTTACTCTGGTCCACACCGGGCCTTTGTGCCTCACTCCCCCCTGGATCTTCAAGTGGGACATCGTGTTCGGATTCTGCTGCCCTCAGGACGGATCAGCACAGGCGCAATTCGTTTCCTGGGCTAcctggagggggagaaagacatCCACATGGGAGTGGAGTTGGAAACACCTGACCACGGGCAGTCAGATGGGACACATAGAGGACTGTGCTACTTTGAATG CCAGGCAGGGCACGGTGCCTTCGTGCCATTCAGCAAGCTGCTAATGGCTTGGGAGTGA
- the LOC105027162 gene encoding uncharacterized protein LOC105027162 isoform X3, giving the protein MVTYIMWCVFAWTFKGLLCTCRFFWVSPYYSIKYIPNEPHRTGNGHNHQEQQITGSDSQKTSQSNDCASAMQWRLSKAEKEIKALKSQILSERSTWERKFEELQRKQQDLRSQLMSESVSRPGFLCSLQEMDCLSQSNQSRCSERMSSNSDTCQRSLSGSQVSLNSVFGSRPISALSSATSVGSWRSYSGPHRAFVPHSPLDLQVGHRVRILLPSGRISTGAIRFLGYLEGEKDIHMGVELETPDHGQSDGTHRGLCYFECQAGHGAFVPFSKLLMAWE; this is encoded by the exons ATGGTGACATACATCATGTGGTGTGTATTTGCATGGACCTTCAAGGGTCTGTTATGCACCTGCAGGTTCTTTTGG gtGAGCCCATACTACTCAATCAAATATATTCCCAATGAGCCTCACAGAACAGGGAATGGCCACAACCATCAAGAGCAACAAATCACAG GGTCAGACAGTCAGAAAACATCACAAAGTAATGACTGTGCCAGTGCCATGCAGTGGAGACTGTccaaagctgaaaaggaaatcAAGGCCCTCAAGTCTCAGATCCTCTCTGAGAGATCAACATGGGAGAGGAAGTTTGAGGAACTGCAGAGAAAGCAGCAGGACCTACGCAGTCAG CTGATGTCTGAGAGTGTATCCAGGCCTGGGTTCTTATGCAGCTTACAGGAAATGG ACTGCTTGAGCCAGTCCAACCAAAGCAGATGCTCTGAGAGGATGTCATCTAATAGTGACACATGCCAAAGGAGCTTGTCTGGCAGCCAGGTGTCGCTGAACTCCGTATTTGGATCTCGACCAATTTCTGCTCTGTCGTCAGCCACCAG CGTGGGCTCCTGGAGGAGTTACTCTGGTCCACACCGGGCCTTTGTGCCTCACTCCCCCCTGGATCTTCAAGTGGGACATCGTGTTCGGATTCTGCTGCCCTCAGGACGGATCAGCACAGGCGCAATTCGTTTCCTGGGCTAcctggagggggagaaagacatCCACATGGGAGTGGAGTTGGAAACACCTGACCACGGGCAGTCAGATGGGACACATAGAGGACTGTGCTACTTTGAATG CCAGGCAGGGCACGGTGCCTTCGTGCCATTCAGCAAGCTGCTAATGGCTTGGGAGTGA
- the LOC105027162 gene encoding uncharacterized protein LOC105027162 isoform X2 has translation MVTYIMWCVFAWTFKGLLCTCRFFWVSPYYSIKYIPNEPHRTGNGHNHQEQQITGSDSQKTSQSNDCASAMQWRLSKAEKEIKALKSQILSERSTWERKFEELQRKQQDLRSQLMSESVSRPGFLCSLQEMGESEVDNRHLCDEKNQDSSDCLSQSNQSRCSERMSSNSDTCQRSLSGSQVSLNSVFGSRPISALSSATSVGSWRSYSGPHRAFVPHSPLDLQVGHRVRILLPSGRISTGAIRFLGYLEGEKDIHMGVELETPDHGQSDGTHRGLCYFEWQGTVPSCHSASC, from the exons ATGGTGACATACATCATGTGGTGTGTATTTGCATGGACCTTCAAGGGTCTGTTATGCACCTGCAGGTTCTTTTGG gtGAGCCCATACTACTCAATCAAATATATTCCCAATGAGCCTCACAGAACAGGGAATGGCCACAACCATCAAGAGCAACAAATCACAG GGTCAGACAGTCAGAAAACATCACAAAGTAATGACTGTGCCAGTGCCATGCAGTGGAGACTGTccaaagctgaaaaggaaatcAAGGCCCTCAAGTCTCAGATCCTCTCTGAGAGATCAACATGGGAGAGGAAGTTTGAGGAACTGCAGAGAAAGCAGCAGGACCTACGCAGTCAG CTGATGTCTGAGAGTGTATCCAGGCCTGGGTTCTTATGCAGCTTACAGGAAATGGGTGAGTCGGAAGTGGACAACAGGCATCTATGTGATGAAAAGAACCAGGACAGCTCAG ACTGCTTGAGCCAGTCCAACCAAAGCAGATGCTCTGAGAGGATGTCATCTAATAGTGACACATGCCAAAGGAGCTTGTCTGGCAGCCAGGTGTCGCTGAACTCCGTATTTGGATCTCGACCAATTTCTGCTCTGTCGTCAGCCACCAG CGTGGGCTCCTGGAGGAGTTACTCTGGTCCACACCGGGCCTTTGTGCCTCACTCCCCCCTGGATCTTCAAGTGGGACATCGTGTTCGGATTCTGCTGCCCTCAGGACGGATCAGCACAGGCGCAATTCGTTTCCTGGGCTAcctggagggggagaaagacatCCACATGGGAGTGGAGTTGGAAACACCTGACCACGGGCAGTCAGATGGGACACATAGAGGACTGTGCTACTTTGAATG GCAGGGCACGGTGCCTTCGTGCCATTCAGCAAGCTGCTAA